A window of bacterium genomic DNA:
ACTCCTTCGTCATCACCTCGGACATCATGGGCACCGCCTGCCGCGGCACCATCTACCGGGTCAACGTCTCCGACGACGGCACCACCATGCTCCGGGTGTACTCGGGCGCCGTGGAGCTCTGGGACCCCATGATGGCCATCCTCGGCCCCGGATTCTGGGAGACCGAGAGCGTCGGCGGCGGGGGCGAGGGGCGCCAAGAGGTGGTCGGACCCCACGAGGTCGCCGGCCCCCACGAGGTCTCCGAGGAGGAGTGGCGGCTCCAGCTCATCTCCGGCATGCAGCAGATAGTCATCGGCCCCGACGGCAAGATAGTCGCCAAGGGCGCCTTCTCCGCCGAAGACCCCCTCGAGCAGACCGACTGGGTCCAGTGGAACCACGAGCGCGACGCGGCCAACGGCAGGTAACCGCGTTCCGAGAGATACTTAAAAGGGAGGGCCGCTCGGCTCTCCCTTCTTTTTTGGTGACCCCAACGAGGATCGAACTCGTGTTACCGCCG
This region includes:
- a CDS encoding FecR family protein, coding for MRRWMSLVGLAAVGLAAGVLYAQDTESEAVFTYVDGDVVKKQAELEEWEQALLNSRVSKGYQVRTYVESRAELTLNESSIVRLAPRTTIDVVKLFEESREGYNDTLFQVEEGDIWAAVQGLGEDDSFVITSDIMGTACRGTIYRVNVSDDGTTMLRVYSGAVELWDPMMAILGPGFWETESVGGGGEGRQEVVGPHEVAGPHEVSEEEWRLQLISGMQQIVIGPDGKIVAKGAFSAEDPLEQTDWVQWNHERDAANGR